CCTCCGCCAATCATCGTTCCGATGACCATGGCAGCGAGTCCAAAAAAGCCGATTCCGGCTGACTGTGACTTCATTCAAAAACCCTCCAAAGCAAGTTGACGTCTGACGAATAACTATTCATCAATAATGTATAATCATTCGACGATTTCCTTATTCTACTGAAACCAAAGGCGTTTAGATAGGTGTTTCACTAATGTTTATATTTTCGAATAATTAAAAAAATTTTATTGCCTATTCATCTTGTTTGTAGTTTAATTGCAATATATTCGAAACAATCAGAATTTTCGGGAGGTAACACAATGCGCAACAAAAAATGGTTAGCTTTATCGGGTGTCGCCTTGCTTGCGACAGCAGCATGTGGCGGCGGAGAAGAATCATCGTCGAGCTCGTCGGACGGATCATCATCGGGTGATGCGAAGAAGGAAATCACGCTCGTCTCGGCGACAGATTTACCACAGCTCGATCCGACGCTCACAACGGACTCGACATCGGTCATCGTGACGAACAACGTCTTCGAGGGACTGTATCGTCTGGATGAAAATAACCAACCGGTACCGGGAATTGCTGAAGACGTAGAAATTTCAGAAGATGGACTTACATACACCTTCAAATTGCGTGACGCGAATTGGTCAGACGGTTCACCGGTCACAGCTGAAGATTTCGTCTACTCATGGAAACGTGCCCTCAATCCTGAGACAGGTGCCGAGTACGCGTATATCCTTCAAGATTTGAAAAACGCCAATAAGATTCTCGCAGGCGAAGAAGAACTCGATACGCTTGGCGCGAAAGCGGTCGACGAGAAGACGCTCGAAGTTCAATTGGAAGCACCAGCCCCTTACTTCCTCGGGTTGACAGGGTTCCCGACGTACATGCCACAAAAGCAAGAATTCGTCGAAGAGCAAGGCGAGTCGTTCGCGAGCGCGGTCGATAAGACGCTCTACAACGGGCCTTACGTCTTAGACAGCTGGCAAGACAACGAAGGTTGGGTGTACAAAAAGAACCCGGACTATTGGGATGCTGAAAACGTCAAGATGGAGACGATCAACGTCAAAGTCGTCAAAGAAGTCGCGACGGGTGTCAACTTGTTCGAATCGGGCGAAGTCGACTACACGCTCTTGTCGTCTGAATTCGTACCACAATTCCAAGACAGCGAAGAGTTCAAGACTCGTGCCGACGCACGCATCAACTTCCTTCGCTTCAACCAGAAAAACGAAGCACTCCAAAACGTCAACATTCGTGAGGCGCTCGCGAAAGGCTTCGATAAGCAAGGTGTCACAGACGTCATCTTGACAGACGGCTCACAGCCGGCCAACTATATCGTCGCGAAAGACTTCACGTTCACAGAAGACGGAGCCGACTTCCGCGAGAAGTATCCAGACCTTCAAAGCTACAACGTCGACGAAGCGAAAGCGGCATGGGATAAAGGTCTTGCCGAGCTTGGCGTCGAAACGATCGAACTTGAATTCCTCTCACGTGATGAAGAAGCGTTCAAGAAAGTCAACGAGTACATCAAAGGTGAGCTCGAGAAGAACCTCCCTGGCCTCACGCTCAACATCAAGCAACAGCCGTTCAAAAACTTCCTTGACCTTGAAGGTAAAGGTGAGTACGACGTCTCAGCTGCTGGCTGGGGCCCTGACTACCAGGATCCAATGACGTACCTCGACATGTGGGTAACGGACGGTCCGTTCAACCGGATGGCCTACTCGAACGACGAGTACGATAAATTGATCCAAAGCGCGAAACAAGAAGCTGATCAAATGAAACGTTGGGAAACGATGCAAGAAGCAGAACGCATCTTGCTCGAAGATGACTTCGCGATCGCACCGATCTATCAAAAAGGTGAAGCGTACCTCGAACGCTCAAACATTCAAAACATGCACCGCCATCCGTTCGGAGCTGACGCTAGCTTCAAGTGGTTGGACGTCAACTAATCAGCAAGCCCTGTCACTCCTGTGGCAGGGCTTGTTTGTGCATCGACACCTATGCCAATACAAAAAAGAGGCGTGCCACGAGTAATCTGTACCCCTTGTAAAGGACATTAATAAAAAAACTTATGCTGATTCAAGGAGATGATTCCTGTACTGTACGGGAGTCATCTTTTTCATGTTCCATTGATAACGATGATGGTTGTAATAGTTAATGGTTTTTCGGATTTCACGCTGTAGTGAATCGAACGTGGTACAGGCCTTTAACTCGACGATATCCTTGAAATGTCCAAAGAATGATTCCTGGACAGCGTTATCCCAACAGTTGCCCCGTCGGGACATGGATTGACCTAGCTTCATACGCTTCACCTCTTTCTGATAGGTCGGGCTCGTGTAGTGCCCTCCTTGATCTGAATGGATGAATGCGTCCTTGTCCAAGCGAATCCTCCGGTTCTTCCGTAAACGCTTCAACGTATCCAATACAATGTCGAGATTGATGTTCTCAGAGAGTTGATGCGCCAGTACCTCATTGGTCGAACCGTCCACGATGGTCGAAAGATAGGCTCGCTTACCGTTCCCGTAAAATATGTAGGTGATATCGGTGAGAAGCACCTTGTAGGGAGTGCCCTGTTTGAATTCGCGTTTGAGGCGATTCGGCACCACCCGGTGCTCGGCCGTCGCCTTAATGAGCCGTTTGTATGGCTTCGCCTTGCGGATTGGACACACGATGTTGTATTTCCGCATGATACGTCGGATACACTTCAGGTTCATCGTCACACCGAAATGACCAGACAGCACCATCTTGATCTGCCTAGCACCCTTCTTGCGCTTCTTGAAGTGGAACGCCTTCAGAACGAGGTCACGAAGAGCCACGTCTTTCGATTCGCGCTCCTGTCTGGTCTGTCTCCTCCGTTCCGAGAAATAGGCGTGGTATCCCTGACGTGACACCCCGGCCACCTGGCAGAGATGGCTGACCATCCCCTTCATTTTGTGCTTGATGATGACACCTTGAATCAGCTCATACTTTTGCGATGCGTTAAGTCCAGCTTTCCTCTCCCTTCCGCCAGGCGGATCTCCTTTAATAGTTCGACCTCTGCTTTCAACAGTTTGTTTTCGGCCTCGAGCTTCGCGTACCGTTCTTCTGTCGACAGCTCTTTATCTCTCCAACGTCCTGAATTACTTGATCGTGTATCGCGCAGCCCCATTACCCCATCTTTTCGGTAAGCTCGTGTCCAACGATTTTTACAAGAACTCATACGCCGTTCACCGAGTACCTCCACATCGAATCCACATCCCCGGAAGATTTCCACAGGGAACTTTCCTTCCAACGTCTGTGCTATAAAAAGTTCCTTAAACTCATCGGTATACGTGATCCCTTTCGGGCTCACAGATTTAACGTAAGGATTTGCGGCTAGCGCATCTATTTCTTTTGACGTAAATATCTTCTTCGACACTCGAATTCACTCCCAATATGATTTAGTCCAGTGTACACAAAAACCCTGAGCAGTAGACTTTTTTTTAGTGTCTACTACTCAGGGTACAGTTTAGAGCGGTGGCACGCCTTTAATCTAGATGAATTACGTTTCGCGTTCAGCGCGCATATCAGCTGGCACGCGTCCGCGTTTAGAAATGATTTGCGCGATGACAAGGACCACGACAAACGTCGCGAATGCCGCGAAGAAGCCGATCCACATCGAGCCTGTGATCCCGAGGACCAAATACCCGACCGCTGACACACCAGCCGCAATCAACGCGTATGGAAGTTGTGTCAACACGTGGTCGATATGGTGCGATCCGGCACCCGTCGAACTGAGGATCGTCGTATCCGAAATCGGTGAGCAGTGGTCACCGAACACCGCACCAGCGAGCACCGCCGCGAGTGTCGGGAGCAACAGTTCCGGATCGACGGCCATAATCAAGTCTGCCCCGATTGGAAGCATGAGACCGAACGTCCCCCAGCTCGTCCCTGTCGAGAACGCCATCAGACCAGCGATCGCGAACAAGATGAGCGGCAAGTAAGACGCTGCAATCGAATCTGTGACAAAACTTGCCAAGTAATCACCCGTTTTCATATCTCCGATGACGGCAATGATCGTCCAGGCAAAGAGCAAGATGAGTACGGCGGGCCACATGGCACGGATACCGGCCCACGTCGCATGACCGTAGTCTTTAGCTGGAATTTTACGACCAATCAAGAGCAAGAGCGCAACGAGCAAGCTGATGACGGCACCGGTCACGAGTGACCGTGTCACATCTGTCGACTCGAACGCACCGAGAAGCGAGAAGCTTTGACCATCGGCAGCAAGCGCTTGTCCGCCTGTGTACAACATGGCTGAAACAGTGGCAATGATCAACACGATGATTGGGACAATCAAGTCGCGGACTTTCCCGCCATCGTGTTCTTTAATATCTTCACTCATCCCCATCGGTGCGCCTTTCGATGAATCGTAGAGCTCTCCTTGAAGGGCACGTAGCTCATGTGTACGCATCGGTCCGATCGCGAGTCCCGTGTAAGCGACATACGCCGTCAACATAAGTGCGAAGATGGCATAGAAGTTCATCGGGATGATTTGGATGAACGCTGAGAATGACGAGTAGCTGTCGATTGAGTACTTCGCAAGAATTCCTGCGATGATGGCGATGATGTACGCTCCCCAACTCGAGAGCGGGCTGATGACACAGACCGGTGCTGCCGTGGAATCGATCGTATAAGCGAGTTTTGCGCGTGATACTTTTTTCCGGTCCGTCAGCGGTCGGCTAATATTCCCGACGGCAAGACTGTTGAAATAGTCATCGATGAAAATCAAAATCCCAAGACCGAACGAGACGAGCCGAGCGCCACGAGCCGTTTTGACGTTAGAAGCGGCCCATTCTCCGAACGCACGGGCTCCGCCCGACGTTTGAATGATGGATGACAAGATGCCAAGCAAGAGCAAGAACGCGATCAACAGCACGTTCCATTCATTGATGGCCCCATCCGCCCAAAATAGCGCGATGATGTTTGACCATAAATACTGAATCGATTCGAGCGGGTTGAAATTGTGAAGCAGTAGCACCCCTGCGATAATCCCGACACCGAGTGACGGAATGACTTTCCGTGTTGTGATGGCCATAATAATGGCGAGTAAAGCTGGTACGAGTGATAGTACCGAAGTTGAATAATCTACCATGCTGATTTCCTCCTCTTCTGTTTGAGATGAGGCCCCCTATGCTTAAAAAAACGCAAAGCGAGGGCATCGGCAACAAAGCCGACACCCTCGCTGGATGTTCCGTCTTTCTTAGCCGACTTGGAGCGCTCCATACATAAATATGTATGGCAGTCTGACGGGTATTTCCCGTCAGCCCAGCACAAAGTCAGAGACATGACTTTACACTTCGGCGATCTTGCCTTTCTGTAGTCTTCACCGTTGTCATCCTCGGACTACTTACTCATCAGCATCGCACCTCTACCTCATCGATAGCACGAATATTCATTTAAAGTTACGTCTAAATTATCATAGGTCATAGTGACTAATCAATAGTTTTTTTCATCTCGGATGATTTGTTTTAACACAGCGAGTGCGGCTTGATCGTCAGACTCGACCGCTTTAAAGAAATCACTAAAGAAATGATACAAGACGAATCGTTCGGCGTGTGACGATGTATGGTCTTTAATCGTCAGTAAGACGAGTTGACGCAACCGCCGTTTCGTCCGCGTCTCGTCAGGCAATTCTTCACATCGATCCTGGAAGGCACGATACACAGAATTGATCAAATCCTCATGTTCATCATACGACCTGTTGTAAGCAACTTGTTCCATCTGTTATATCCCCCCTTTCCATTTGTACCGATGAAACTTGTCGTAACTATACCAACTTAACCAAGAGCGTTCAATCGTTTCGGGTCGTTCTTAACAAAAATCATACGTTAGACTGACTTACGACTCGATGAATGAGAACGTCGTCACATCGAATAGTCCCATATCGGTCAACTTCAAATCCGGGATGACCGGGAGCGCAAGGAATGACATCGTCAAATAGGGATTGAAATGACGATGGGCGCCGACGACGTCGAGCGCATCGTTCAACTGTTCGAGCACGTCCGCCACTTCCGCATACGGACGTTTCGTCATGAGTCCTCCAATTTCGAGCGGCAAGACCGCCAGCACCTTCCCTTCTGACACCGCGACGACACCACCGCCCACTTTTTCAAGTGTTTCGGCAGCGAGCAACATGTCGTCTGGGCTCACCCCGGCGATGACGAGGTTGTGGCTATCATGGGCGACCGTCGCCGCGAGCGCACCCCGCTTCAAGCCGAACCCTGTCACCGGTGCCAGGGCCATATGACCCGTCCCGTGGTGGCGTTCGATGACGGCGAGCGTGGCAATGTCTTGGGCGAGGTCGGCTCCGGACGCGTCAGGTGTGAAGACAAGACGCTGTCGCTTCGTCAAGAGACTGTTCGGCAATACTTGAATCACATCGACCGCTTCTTCTTTCACGGCTAGACGGAACGAGTCCGCCGTCAAATCGGGTAGTTTGAGCTCACCTTTCATCGGTTTCGGCACTTCAATCCCGTCGGCTTCGAACGTCGCCTTGCCATCTTTGGCGACGACTTCCCCGTTCACGTAGACGGTTTCGATTTTTACCGATTGGACGTCTGACAAGATCACAAAGTTTGCTCGTTTGCCCGGAGCGACGGCACCCACATCTTTGAGTCCGTATGCCTCGGCCGCGTGCAGACTAGCGATGGCATAGGCCGTTTCTGGTTTGACACCTTGTTTGATCGCCATGCGAATGTTGTAGTCGATCCCGCCTTCGGCGACGAGATCGTCCAAATGCTTATCGTCCGTACAGAATAAGAACCGGTGGGCGTTGCTCTCCGTGATGGCCCGGCTGACTTTTTCCACGTTCCGGGCAACCGACCCTTCACGAATTTGAACGTAAAAGCCGCGCCGCACCCGTTCGAGCGCCTCCTCAGCCGTCGTACATTCATGATCGGTCATGATGCCGGCCGTGCGATACACGTTCAACTGATCCGGGCCAAGACCTGAGGCATGACCGTCGACGACTTTCCCGACGTGTTCGGTTTGTGCGATCTTTTGAAGCATATCCGCACTCCCCGACTCGACGGACGGATAGTCCATCACCTCGCCGAGACCGTGGACGCCCGGGTCCCCTAAAAACGGGGCCAAGTCCTCGGCGTATAGCTTCGCCCCGGCGTGCTCGAACGGCGTCGCCGGCACACAGCTCGGGAGCATCATCCGCACGTCGAGCGGCAACCCTTTAGCGTCGGCGAGCATATACTCGATGCCGAGTGCCCCGTTCACGTTCGCAATCTCGTGCGGATCGGCGATGACCGTCGTCACCCCGAGCGGAAGCACCGCTTTGGCGAACTCGTGAGGAGGTACCATCGACGACTCGATGTGGACATGCGCATCGATGAATGACGGTGCGAGCGTCCAAGACGGGTCATGGTATTCGGTCTCCCCTTCGTAGCCGTCCCCAATGGCCACAATATAGCCGGCGTCGACGACGACGTCGGTGCGAATCGTCTCACGGCTGTAGACGTCGATGACCGCCACATCTTTAAAGACGACCGCTGCTTTCTTTTTTTTCGCCGCGACGTCGATCAAATGTTGTTTCTCCATCTGTGTGTCTCCTTTTTTCTACGTATTTTTACTATCTTAACAAGAATAATCTTTCCGGTGCAATTTCTTTTTCAACTTATGCGACAATGAAAGCATATCCGTTTGAAAGGGGTTACACATATGCAATACAAATTAGGAGAATTGATTCCACATGTTGATAAGACGGTGTTCATCGCACCAGGGGCGCACGTCATCGGCGATGTCACGATTGGCGCCCATTCCGGCGTCTGGTTCAATACGATCATCCGCGGCGATGAAGGACCGATTCAAATTGGTTCTTACGTGAATATCCAAGACGGATCGATGGTCCACCAATATGAAGGTTCCCCGACCATCATCCATGACCGCGTCTCCATCGGACATATGGCGATGATTCACGGCTGTGAGATTGAAGAAGGTTGTCTCATCGGGATGCATGCCACCGTTCTCGACGGGGCAAAAATCGGGAAGGGCTCGTTCATCGCCGCTGGTGCTCTCGTCACACCGAACATGCAAATCCCGGAGGGCGTCATGGTCATGGGCGTGCCCGCCAAAGTCGTCCGTCCGCTCAATGACGAGGATCGCTTCATCATGGAACGGACCGTCAACAAATACGCGAAACGGGCTGAGCAGTACTTGACGACATGCGAGCCACTCACATCGACACAAAGATTGTGAAAGCGTTTACAAGATTCATAAATTGTTAACGATTATCCCGATTTTTCTTCATGTTTCCTTTGTATACTGAGGATGTAGTCAAGCCGACGTGTCGAAAGGGGCCAATTGTAATGTATCCAAACCATGCCGAACTCATGTTAGACTTGTACGCCTCGTCCATTAACCCAAGCTATTGTCTGCATATCGAGGATTCGTTCGACGATACGCTGCAAGGAACACATCGAGAGGTTTGGGAACGATTGCAATCGGATAATACTAAAGAGGAAGAAACTAAAGTTAAGGGAACGTGAACACAATGATTCCAACGAATGTCATTCAAGACTGGCTCGCAACCAAGTTAAAAAAATAAACTGAGCGCTCACATGAACGGCTCAGTCGCATTGACCTATAAATACTGGTCCGATCGTAGTCACCTACGCTCGGACCTTTTCGTTCACTCAAAAATCGTCAAGCAAGCGTCAATCGATTGACGTTGCTTCGTAGGCGGTACGTCTTCGTAACGACCGAGCTGGAGCAGTCCGACAAACGTCTCACCCTCAGCCCCAATCATCTCTTGAAGCCTGACATCCTCAAAAATACCGCCCGTCCGCCAGACGAGGCCGATCTGTTGCTCACTACATAATAAATGAAAGTTTTGAATCATCGTCGCCGTCGCGAGCAGCGCATCTTTCTTCCCTTTGTCCGTCTCGAAATGCTTCGTCGTCACGTAGACGCAAGCTGCCGCGTTCCGGATGCGTCCCGCGATTTTCTCGCGCTTCGCCTCTGGTCCATCTTGAAACGCCGGTTCGAGCGCCTGAAGCAAGACGTCTTTTCCA
This sequence is a window from Exiguobacterium mexicanum. Protein-coding genes within it:
- a CDS encoding Na+/H+ antiporter NhaC family protein, producing MVDYSTSVLSLVPALLAIIMAITTRKVIPSLGVGIIAGVLLLHNFNPLESIQYLWSNIIALFWADGAINEWNVLLIAFLLLLGILSSIIQTSGGARAFGEWAASNVKTARGARLVSFGLGILIFIDDYFNSLAVGNISRPLTDRKKVSRAKLAYTIDSTAAPVCVISPLSSWGAYIIAIIAGILAKYSIDSYSSFSAFIQIIPMNFYAIFALMLTAYVAYTGLAIGPMRTHELRALQGELYDSSKGAPMGMSEDIKEHDGGKVRDLIVPIIVLIIATVSAMLYTGGQALAADGQSFSLLGAFESTDVTRSLVTGAVISLLVALLLLIGRKIPAKDYGHATWAGIRAMWPAVLILLFAWTIIAVIGDMKTGDYLASFVTDSIAASYLPLILFAIAGLMAFSTGTSWGTFGLMLPIGADLIMAVDPELLLPTLAAVLAGAVFGDHCSPISDTTILSSTGAGSHHIDHVLTQLPYALIAAGVSAVGYLVLGITGSMWIGFFAAFATFVVVLVIAQIISKRGRVPADMRAERET
- a CDS encoding nitroreductase family protein; amino-acid sequence: MEKTAGQQLIESRRTIRMFTEEPIATKVLYELLASAHQAPFHNKVEPWNLYLFNGDGKDVLLQALEPAFQDGPEAKREKIAGRIRNAAACVYVTTKHFETDKGKKDALLATATMIQNFHLLCSEQQIGLVWRTGGIFEDVRLQEMIGAEGETFVGLLQLGRYEDVPPTKQRQSIDACLTIFE
- a CDS encoding IS3 family transposase (programmed frameshift), whose protein sequence is MSKKIFTSKEIDALAANPYVKSVSPKGITYTDEFKELFIAQTLEGKFPVEIFRGCGFDVEVLGERRMSSCKNRWTRAYRKDGVMGLRDTRSSNSGRWRDKELSTEERYAKLEAENKLLKAEVELLKEIRLAEGKRKAGLNASQKYELIQGVIIKHKMKGMVSHLCQVAGVSRQGYHAYFSERRRQTRQERESKDVALRDLVLKAFHFKKRKKGARQIKMVLSGHFGVTMNLKCIRRIMRKYNIVCPIRKAKPYKRLIKATAEHRVVPNRLKREFKQGTPYKVLLTDITYIFYGNGKRAYLSTIVDGSTNEVLAHQLSENINLDIVLDTLKRLRKNRRIRLDKDAFIHSDQGGHYTSPTYQKEVKRMKLGQSMSRRGNCWDNAVQESFFGHFKDIVELKACTTFDSLQREIRKTINYYNHHRYQWNMKKMTPVQYRNHLLESA
- the ade gene encoding adenine deaminase, which encodes MEKQHLIDVAAKKKKAAVVFKDVAVIDVYSRETIRTDVVVDAGYIVAIGDGYEGETEYHDPSWTLAPSFIDAHVHIESSMVPPHEFAKAVLPLGVTTVIADPHEIANVNGALGIEYMLADAKGLPLDVRMMLPSCVPATPFEHAGAKLYAEDLAPFLGDPGVHGLGEVMDYPSVESGSADMLQKIAQTEHVGKVVDGHASGLGPDQLNVYRTAGIMTDHECTTAEEALERVRRGFYVQIREGSVARNVEKVSRAITESNAHRFLFCTDDKHLDDLVAEGGIDYNIRMAIKQGVKPETAYAIASLHAAEAYGLKDVGAVAPGKRANFVILSDVQSVKIETVYVNGEVVAKDGKATFEADGIEVPKPMKGELKLPDLTADSFRLAVKEEAVDVIQVLPNSLLTKRQRLVFTPDASGADLAQDIATLAVIERHHGTGHMALAPVTGFGLKRGALAATVAHDSHNLVIAGVSPDDMLLAAETLEKVGGGVVAVSEGKVLAVLPLEIGGLMTKRPYAEVADVLEQLNDALDVVGAHRHFNPYLTMSFLALPVIPDLKLTDMGLFDVTTFSFIES
- a CDS encoding peptide ABC transporter substrate-binding protein, with translation MRNKKWLALSGVALLATAACGGGEESSSSSSDGSSSGDAKKEITLVSATDLPQLDPTLTTDSTSVIVTNNVFEGLYRLDENNQPVPGIAEDVEISEDGLTYTFKLRDANWSDGSPVTAEDFVYSWKRALNPETGAEYAYILQDLKNANKILAGEEELDTLGAKAVDEKTLEVQLEAPAPYFLGLTGFPTYMPQKQEFVEEQGESFASAVDKTLYNGPYVLDSWQDNEGWVYKKNPDYWDAENVKMETINVKVVKEVATGVNLFESGEVDYTLLSSEFVPQFQDSEEFKTRADARINFLRFNQKNEALQNVNIREALAKGFDKQGVTDVILTDGSQPANYIVAKDFTFTEDGADFREKYPDLQSYNVDEAKAAWDKGLAELGVETIELEFLSRDEEAFKKVNEYIKGELEKNLPGLTLNIKQQPFKNFLDLEGKGEYDVSAAGWGPDYQDPMTYLDMWVTDGPFNRMAYSNDEYDKLIQSAKQEADQMKRWETMQEAERILLEDDFAIAPIYQKGEAYLERSNIQNMHRHPFGADASFKWLDVN
- a CDS encoding gamma carbonic anhydrase family protein; this translates as MQYKLGELIPHVDKTVFIAPGAHVIGDVTIGAHSGVWFNTIIRGDEGPIQIGSYVNIQDGSMVHQYEGSPTIIHDRVSIGHMAMIHGCEIEEGCLIGMHATVLDGAKIGKGSFIAAGALVTPNMQIPEGVMVMGVPAKVVRPLNDEDRFIMERTVNKYAKRAEQYLTTCEPLTSTQRL